One Helicoverpa armigera isolate CAAS_96S chromosome 1, ASM3070526v1, whole genome shotgun sequence genomic window carries:
- the LOC110373031 gene encoding uncharacterized protein LOC110373031 has product MEGRSRCCRCCKAPCAGDFKKIAELKDSKIAIYVYTNKDAQGKENAVETVNTFILHNTGSKQIARPDFMAELKRTRSECGQCRVIVDGIHKLLEEMKHIKGNEVLGICEHCRLAKFFKTPCEKCNYAVSRFISINQKRQEELQQRSKMWLCKVKCLLQSILAGKKNVVTHGVIDPEFERILRECKLRLEERQPDIDTFPKLDQKEVAELSRSKELLEDLISDVVIQDESARFTSETSLYPSPSKEMCLCKFIKKGHHEGKLSHGTMLSGKQKESRHRLLSYQEYCKSLIKRLLDLSKALQQGVPVNKRVVKAILETLNEVGSKGLEPNIVAKLIQQLRDLHSALPHDISKELSKNGIQDLINDLQNLQIKSSSKLQSDDDLNKSLYEKLLELKKALPREVKDNKQLNREIHESLNEVMRKGLTVKVLAKLIKELRDLHNILPQDIYKSVSKEGVKELIDDLNDFLVIAASKNVNKDMLELLVDVSDMVNKELYKKINEHPRKGLHKPYTSYDIKAKSEIIPEGPKKDEAEKTQILPSVQSEKTTEGFPKVESKYSVRGLPSLVKASSGQREDQAQDILKQQSIDDKHELSQDVSKKSMLGLTKSQQSAQGIKSGQSKVDTHDVLKTQSEKSLGKKSMQSLTKVQSKQSTRGLSKAQSEADTRASLEPKSTQDLSKGPSKKSMQRLTKAQSKQSTLVLPGGESKVGADVDLKTQSKDLSRDMSKKSMQRLTKAQSKQSSLVLPGEESKVGADVGLKTQSKDLSRDMKSVQAMSKVKSEDTKDEERELPKAESKKSVQGLLKSQSKLSALKLPRVQSEHGSVSDKAKDGERESTKGESIKSMTGLLKAESRVSTHSLPLVQSQQELVERPKLSKLVMKSILGLPVSPEESQVLLPGPEEGDSSTLIKDGEQNLAGVQSKDDAHDLSKVSKKDLAQDSQKKGVSEKDLEKPSQKDLKQSATADEQGVKKSQTKLTPSKTQEKMEAESSKSDTSSIEATIGLVQKLSDLHQALASRALDKNLVEELAKNISEALGGASPDLLNNIIQELTNLCQPVMEGISDTSNMKKVQKLIENARKALSQGLSEDENKKALKNLLNNLNTTLVVDKKDKKTLSKDLKQVTPKDSSRYLKPPSKKDLRTIRALAAKEAKKQEEIIDTGAEKDTKLGTKTDTKRGISESAPDDISPKKELKTKKGPETGTEKVVPTDKTPEKPIKKSQEGDKTPEKTIKKSQEGDKTPEKTTKKSQEGDKTPEKPVKKTQEGDKTPEKPIKKSQEGNKTPEKPIKKSQEGDKTTQKTRLELASKKATQFKFGGDDDSLLTTDKELKDKTPKEAKSKQPKEEDSQKAESDGKKKKSKHMGGDDDGKHMKDKPKKTTEGEKKPGKTRMELASKKGIQYKFGSDDDSLGSIMSEQEWEKKDQKEATPKKSKENLSPKKGSKKRALKSKSQDKASTVELKKPKQMSESALRRLLSSNRLNAARYAEYKEKQRLKEKEMERRRLRELQLKNMPPVIPKVITPPLTPETSSTILECDVKRVKHPSSMIKGNAIVRYNPRYKERKDTQKKIEPLIFKSDFNIGSDDLGTAKKTEFEPGIDYEAMFRDGVIRYKLSSREFIDNGWTQLPTKKIMRRMNIYKMKPAYPKHDWFELHKHDEELFYDTGQRLALIDANGRGHWFYKNGTVALDYYNAKESNIGQRYVVYSTGTEFETTGSLQPRTILALFDVLGNGVVYDHHGNVRLKYNQTEGLLVDSKVGPPGKWKWHSLNDPPVLQQVFIDQKERDRRLERATQLDRAQEGFDYEKSVDPEMVAIELDNFAKEKKHSLRKKFKPFKIRMKAVKLNNFFSLKILDQGSITLFFRDGATSLKLHLGMHIVSNEIIDTDTSEITDVSTPYDKRPAKTESLENIYQILQCVRTGKIRPPLELTVGSM; this is encoded by the exons atggagGGCCGTAGTCG ATGTTGCCGATGCTGCAAGGCTCCTTGCGCGGGAGACTTCAAGAAAATAGCTGAACTTAAAGATTCTAAGATTGCCATTTATGTTTACACAAATAAAGATGCGCAG GGTAAGGAGAATGCTGTTGAAACTGTCAATACCTTCATCCTGCATAATACTGGGAGCAAGCAGATTGCGCGACCAGACTTCATGGCTGAACTTA AACGAACGCGGTCAGAATGTGGCCAGTGCAGAGTAATAGTAGATGGAATACATAAATTGTTGGAAGAAATGAAACACATAAAAGGGAATGAAGTGTTAGGGATTTGTGAGCACTGTAGGCTagcaaagttttttaaaacgCCTTGTGAAAAATGTAACTATGCAGTTAGTAGGTTTATTTCTATCAATCAGAAAAGACAGGAAGAGTTACAACAACGTAGTAAAATGTGGCTTTGTAAAGTAAAGTGCTTGTTACAATCAATACTTGCCGGTAAGAAGAATGTGGTTACTCACGGAGTGATAGACCCAGAATTCGAGAGAATCCTACGCGAATGTAAGTTACGATTAGAAGAAAGACAACCGGATATTGATACCTTTCCAAAGTTAGATCAAAAGGAAGTGGCCGAATTGTCAAGAAGTAAGGAATTACTTGAAGATTTAATTTCAGATGTTGTAATTCAGGATGAGAGTGCCCGATTTACTTCCGAAACTAGTCTCTACCCGTCTCCGTCAAAAGAAATGTGTTTGtgcaaattcataaaaaagggTCATCATGAAGGTAAACTTTCACATGGAACGATGCTATCTggaaaacaaaaagaaagtcGTCATAGGTTACTTAGCTATCAAGAATATTGTAAAAGCCTAATTAAAAGATTATTAGACCTAAGTAAAGCTTTGCAACAAGGAGTCCCTGTGAATAAAAGAGTGGTAAAAGCGATCCTTGAGACTTTAAATGAAGTTGGGAGTAAAGGACTAGAGCCGAATATAGTAGCAAAACTAATACAACAACTGAGAGACTTACATAGTGCTCTGCCTCACGATATTTCAAAAGAACTAAGTAAAAATGGAATTCAAGATCTGATCAATGATTTACAAAACTTACaaattaaaagtagtagtaaaTTACAAAGTGATGACGATCTTAACAAAAGcctttatgaaaaattattagaACTAAAAAAGGCTTTACCTCGAGAAGTTAAGgataataaacaattgaatcGAGAGATTCATGAGTCTTTAAATGAAGTTATGAGAAAAGGACTAACAGTAAAAGTACTTGCAAAACTAATAAAAGAACTGAGAGACCTACATAATATTCTCCCTcaagatatttataaatctgTGAGTAAAGAAGGTGTCAAAGAATTGATCGATGACTTAAACGACTTCCTAGTAATAGCAGCAtccaaaaatgtaaataaagatatGCTAGAATTACTAGTTGACGTAAGTGATATGGTAAACAAAGaattatataagaaaataaatgaacaccCCAGAAAAGGCTTACACAAACCATATACGTCTTATGATATAAAAGCAAAATCGGAAATAATACCTGAAGGACCAAAGAAAGACGAAGCAGAAAAAACTCAAATTTTACCGTCTGTTCAAAGTGAAAAGACTACGGAAGGTTTTCCAAAAGTTGAAAGTAAATATAGTGTCCGTGGTTTACCAAGTTTAGTTAAAGCTTCCAGTGGACAGAGGGAGGATCAAGCACaggatattttaaaacagcaAAGTATAGATGATAAGCACGAATTATCACAAGATGTAAGCAAGAAAAGTATGTTAGGTTTAACCAAGAGTCAACAGAGCGCTCAAGGAATAAAGAGCGGACAAAGTAAAGTTGATACCCACGATGTCTTGAAAACTCAGAGTGAAAAGAGTTTGggcaaaaaaagtatgcaaagtTTAACTAAAGTTCAAAGTAAACAAAGCACTCGTGGCCTATCTAAAGCACAAAGTGAAGCCGATACCCGTGCTAGTTTGGAACCTAAAAGTACACAGGACTTATCTAAAGGTCCGAGCAAGAAAAGTATGCAACGATTGACCAAGGCTCAAAGTAAACAAAGCACTCTTGTTTTACCTGGAGGAGAAAGTAAAGTTGGTGCCGATGTTGACTTGAAAACTCAAAGTAAAGACTTATCTCGAGATATGAGCAAGAAAAGTATGCAACGATTGACCAAGGCTCAAAGTAAACAAAGCAGTCTTGTTTTACCTGGAGAAGAAAGTAAAGTTGGTGCCGATGTTGGCTTGAAAACTCAAAGTAAAGACTTATCTCGAGATATGAAAAGTGTGCAGGCTATGTCTAAAGTTAAAAGTGAAGACACTAAAGATGAAGAGCGAGAATTGCCTAAAGCAGAAAGTAAGAAAAGTGTGCAAGGCTTACTTAAATCCCAAAGTAAACTGAGTGCCCTTAAATTACCCAGAGTACAAAGTGAACATGGTAGTGTCAGTGATAAAGCAAAAGATGGAGAGCGAGAATCAACTAAAGGTGAAAGTATAAAAAGTATGACAGGCTTACTTAAAGCTGAGAGTAGAGTTAGCACTCATAGTTTGCCTTTAGTGCAGAGTCAACAAGAACTGGTCGAAAGACCGAAGCTATCAAAACTAGTCATGAAAAGTATTTTAGGTTTACCTGTATCCCCCGAAGAAAGTCAAGTTCTTTTGCCAGGCCCTGAAGAAGGAGATTCTTCAACTCTAATAAAAGATGGTGAGCAAAACCTGGCAGGTGTTCAAAGTAAAGATGATGCTCATGATTTATCTAAAGTTTCGAAAAAGGACCTAGCTCAAGATTCTCAAAAAAAAGGAGTAAGTGAGAAAGATTTGGAAAAACCCTCTCAAAAAGACTTGAAGCAGAGCGCAACTGCTGATGAACAAGGAGTAAAAAAAAGTCAAACCAAATTGACTCCTAGCAAAACTCAGGAAAAAATGGAAGCAGAATCTTCTAAGTCAGATACATCATCAATTGAGGCAACTATTGGACTTGTGCAAAAATTATCTGATCTCCACCAGGCTTTGGCTAGTAGAGCTTTAGATAAAAATCTGGTAGAGGAATTGGCCAAAAATATCAGTGAGGCCTTAGGAGGAGCATCCCCAGATTtgttaaacaatataatacaaGAACTGACAAACCTATGTCAACCAGTTATGGAAGGAATATCAGACACTTCTAACATGAAAAAGGTACAAAAGTTGATCGAGAATGCACGTAAAGCATTAAGCCAAGGACTGAGTGAAGACGAAAACAAAAAAGCTCTTAAGAACCTACTCAACAACCTAAATACTACGCTCGTTGTAgataaaaaagacaaaaaaacattatcCAAAGATTTAAAACAAGTGACGCCAAAAGACAGTTCACGATACTTAAAACCTCCATCTAAAAAAGATCTAAGGACGATAAGAGCTTTGGCTGCGAAAGAAGCAAAAAAGCAAGAAGAAATTATTGACACAGGTGCTGAGAAAGATACTAAATTGGGAACAAAGACAGATACAAAGCGTGGAATAAGCGAATCTGCACCAGATGATATCAGTCCTAAAAAAGAACTGAAAACGAAGAAAGGCCCTGAAACTGGTACTGAAAAAGTAGTGCCAACAGACAAAACACCTGAAAAACCGATAAAAAAATCCCAGGAGGGAGACAAAACACCTgaaaaaacgataaaaaaatcCCAGGAGGGAGACAAAACAcctgaaaaaacaacaaaaaaatcccaGGAGGGAGACAAAACACCTGAAAAACCGGTAAAAAAAACCCAGGAGGGAGACAAAACACCTGAAAAACCGATAAAAAAATCCCAGGAGGGAAACAAAACACCTGAAAAACCGATAAAAAAATCCCAAGAGGGAGacaaaacaactcaaaaaacAAGGTTAGAACTAGCCAGTAAGAAAGCGACTCAATTCAAATTTGGAGGTGACGACGACTCTCTTTTGACTACTGACAAAGAATTAAAAGACAAAACTCCGAAAGAAGCAAAGTCAAAACAGCCCAAGGAGGAAGACTCACAAAAAGCAGAATCAGACGGTAAAAAAAAGAAGAGTAAACACATGGGAGGTGACGATGATGGTAAACACATGAAAGACAAgccaaaaaaaacaacagaaggAGAGAAAAAACCAGGAAAAACTAGGATGGAATTAGCTAGCAAGAAAGGAATACAATACAAATTTGGAAGTGACGATGATTCTCTTGGTTCTATAATGAGTGAGCAAGAATGGGAAAAGAAAGACCAAAAAGAAGCAACGccaaaaaaaagtaaagaaaatctATCACCAAAGAAGGGATCAAAAAAGAGGGCATTAAAAAGTAAATCACAAGATAAGGCATCCACGGTGGAGCTAAAAAAACCAAAGCAAATGTCCGAGTCTGCACTGCGTAGGTTATTGAGTAGTAACAGACTCAATGCAGCAAGGTATGCAGAGTACAAGGAGAAACAACGTCTGAAGGAAAAGGAAATGGAGAGGAGACGCTTAAGAGAATTGCAATTAAAAAACATGCCTCCAGTCATACCAAAAGTTATAACGCCACCACTCACTCCCGAGACATCGTCTACTATACTCGAGTGTGACGTGAAGCGAGTTAAACATCCCAGTTCAATGATAAAAGGAAACGCAATTGTACGGTACAATCCTCGATATAAAGAACGTAaagacacacaaaaaaaaattgaacctCTGATTTTTAAATCGGATTTTAATATCGGATCAGACGACCTTGGTACTgctaaaaaaactgaatttgaaCCAGGTATAGATTACGAG GCTATGTTTAGAGACGGTGTAATAAGATATAAATTATCTAGTAGAGAGTTTATTGATAACGGTTGGACACAGCTACCGACGAAGAAGATAATGAGAAGg ATgaatatatataaaatgaaaCCGGCTTATCCGAAACATGATTGGTTCGAGTTGCACAAGCATGATGAAGAGCTCTTCTACGACACTGGGCAAAGACTTGCCCTCATTGACGCTAACGGCCGAGGCCATTGGTTTTATAAGAACGGCACGGTTGCTTTGGATTACTACAATGCTAAAG AATCGAATATAGGGCAAAGGTATGTGGTGTACAGCACTGGAACAGAATTCGAGACCACTGGCAGCCTTCAACCTCGCACCATATTAGCATTATTCGATGTACTTGGAAATGGTGTTGTTTATGACCATCACGGTAATGTCAG ACTGAAATACAACCAAACTGAAGGCTTACTCGTAGACTCAAAAGTTGGTCCACCGGGCAAATGGAAATGGCACTCTTTGAACGACCCGCCTGTCTTACAACAGGTATTCATAGATCAAAAAGAGCGCGACCGTCGACTGGAGCGCGCGACACAGCTCGACAGGGCTCAAGAGGGGTTCGATTATGAAAAGAGCGTCGACCCCGAAATGGTCGCGATAGAACTGGATAATTTCGCCAAAGAGAAAAAACATAGTCTTagaaaaaaattcaaaccaTTCAAGATTAGGATGAAAGCTGTAAAACTTAACAATTTTTTCTCGTTGAAAATTCTCGATCAGGGGTCCATCACGTTGTTTTTTAGGGACGGAGCGACAAGTCTCAAATTGCACTTGGGCATGCATATAGTCAGTAACGAGATTATCGATACCGACACTTCGGAAATAACAGATGTATCAACTCCTTATGACAAACGTCCAGCAAAAACTGAaagtttagaaaatatttatcagaTTCTACAATGTGTGAGGACGGGGAAGATTCGTCCACCGTTGGAGCTCACTGTTGGCTCCATGTGA
- the LOC110373004 gene encoding uncharacterized protein LOC110373004: MSIYFYKCVTLWMLYLLVLIHTRKPSGKRQQVVWRLECELGIIADPDCPVDGGWSPWTPWSACQGSCDDVGHRHRSRECINPPPSQDGVPCVGSDEESDVCYLTNCTVNDFRKLVKGDAARMEALNQLEAVPALMERCLQMDCPFEAVEAALAYDNTWQLNTESLWNSLQCVKRNLGCPIAGEWGMWGAWSSCGARCGLGLKWRLRRCDTPAPSDARLACAGPPLLADTCIGDQCAITSKDSGGSWGDWSLWSPCSEKCGAGVRRRRRVCHETETPPTSGTWGTHCRGQHDQLEVCENSMCSLDGGWSGWGSWGPCSQSCGAGRRSRTRTCTRPIPQGAGKACVGPRTEVGSCHLYPCETLSHMVSTFHGESSLHYNFENKRATLYHFFMRFMPLSPHGTLVRREAGQNSYVRLSLQKWHVCIDACGSSKSCCIPRSCSHESLEPAVWHSALMTVTGESAILRLDDSDAPLKISWPCDPELPDDKMKIFVGERYHGQIQELILNFIPLSMIINRNQRSRKIDFYPIAASNIAYEKASTEEAYLPVNNEQYLRLPCFLDQDTWRLELTLKPKKEAGTILFLKNDRNTNWLHLYIQNMRVKMKLALDKFRSESSSTTEYLPDQWLDVIVSKKLDTNAIEASINAGERLHVLFENEMARRRRDSIDNEFVTDTLVTKPQAKAKTTITYKTGSVVVEKPAPVDLCTDEFYIGGVPNKIKKEVEEEFAHFSGEIASIRENGVLLDLHEYSMEKYKDDKVQVSARTASVSGSYHETAWGKSNRLNLTCLHARTARSPHEASWLFLDTAVSAILKDKTVRSIDDGRVLRLVASADNDLRGFYTCRAHSNRRTQNIVTYGVLGKIQYKLTGPDTTTAIAVVTTLILVLSTLTWLAIECVHDVRNGYGFFRDAHLSPKEEAEAVCKYIDQNIHLLASKSDAKIAKARARKRGRHLASRSNFAAQEPQGLMQENMQPEQSENTLSEPEGLPALPEVRSSAVEPGHDVYRLEPCYVSSPRHGSDYSPKARVTSTSSFDLVSPRVLCSRLMMTKRTRSKETVVSKKKSARSTLTSLRRTQDSLVSMKSSALISYTPAQKILQKFQQLKGDDY; the protein is encoded by the coding sequence ATgtctatttatttctataaatgtGTAACGCTATGGATGTTGTACCTACTTGTACTGATACATACAAGAAAACCGAGTGGCAAGCGGCAGCAGGTTGTCTGGCGTCTCGAATGCGAATTAGGCATCATTGCTGACCCTGACTGTCCTGTAGATGGAGGGTGGTCACCTTGGACCCCCTGGTCGGCTTGTCAGGGGTCATGTGACGACGTGGGACACCGGCACAGAAGTAGAGAATGCATAAACCCACCGCCTTCTCAGGACGGTGTGCCGTGCGTCGGATCCGATGAGGAATCTGACGTCTGCTACCTCACTAACTGTACCGTTAATGATTTTCGTAAATTGGTCAAAGGGGACGCTGCTCGAATGGAAGCCCTTAATCAACTAGAAGCTGTACCAGCTCTCATGGAACGTTGCCTACAAATGGATTGCCCCTTTGAGGCTGTCGAAGCTGCCTTAGCTTATGATAACACCTGGCAACTGAATACTGAATCACTGTGGAATTCATTACAGTGTGTCAAACGTAACCTGGGATGTCCTATTGCCGGAGAGTGGGGTATGTGGGGTGCGTGGTCTTCATGTGGAGCTAGATGTGGACTAGGGTTAAAATGGAGACTACGGCGATGCGACACCCCAGCACCTTCAGATGCACGACTTGCTTGCGCCGGCCCGCCTCTTCTAGCTGATACCTGTATTGGTGACCAATGTGCTATTACTAGCAAAGACTCTGGGGGAAGTTGGGGGGATTGGAGCCTGTGGTCTCCATGCTCAGAGAAATGTGGAGCGGGAGTCAGAAGGCGGAGGAGGGTCTGCCACGAAACCGAAACACCGCCAACCTCTGGAACATGGGGGACACACTGTCGTGGACAACATGACCAATTGGAAGTTTGTGAAAATAGTATGTGTTCACTAGACGGAGGATGGTCGGGCTGGGGTAGTTGGGGACCTTGTTCGCAATCCTGCGGAGCTGGAAGGCGATCAAGAACGAGAACTTGTACCCGACCAATCCCTCAAGGAGCCGGAAAGGCATGCGTTGGACCGAGAACTGAAGTCGGATCTTGTCATCTGTATCCTTGTGAAACTCTTTCTCACATGGTTTCCACTTTCCATGGCGAATCGTCTCTCCACTACAACTTCGAAAATAAACGAGCAACGCTTTATCATTTCTTTATGAGGTTTATGCCTTTGTCGCCACATGGCACACTCGTTCGTAGAGAGGCGGGGCAGAATTCATATGTTCGCCTGAGTCTACAAAAATGGCATGTTTGTATTGATGCATGCGGCTCTAGCAAATCTTGTTGTATTCCCAGAAGCTGTTCTCATGAAAGCCTGGAACCAGCAGTCTGGCACTCTGCTCTCATGACTGTTACAGGCGAATCAGCTATACTAAGATTAGATGACTCTGATgcacctttaaaaatttcatgGCCATGCGACCCAGAGTTACCTgatgataaaatgaaaatttttgtcGGTGAAAGGTATCACGGACAAATTCAAGAgcttattttaaatttcattcCCTTGAGTATGATAATAAATCGAAATCAGAGATCTAGAAAAATTGATTTCTATCCAATTGCAGCCTCGAACATCGCGTATGAAAAAGCAAGCACAGAAGAAGCATATTTACCTGTTAATAATGAACAGTACCTACGTTTACCCTGCTTCCTAGATCAAGATACTTGGAGATTAGAGCTTACATTGAAACCTAAGAAGGAAGCGGGAACTATCTTGTTCCTAAAAAATGATAGGAATACAAATTGGTTGCATTTATACATACAGAATATGCGTGTTAAGATGAAGTTGGCGCTTGACAAATTCCGATCAGAAAGCAGTAGTACAACAGAGTATTTGCCTGACCAATGGCTGGATGTAATCGTTTCCAAGAAGCTAGACACAAACGCGATTGAAGCATCAATTAATGCTGGAGAACGTTTgcatgttttgtttgaaaacgaAATGGCTAGACGACGAAGAGATTCCATTGACAATGAGTTTGTTACTGATACATTGGTAACAAAGCCTCAAGCAAAGGCTAAAACCACTATAACGTATAAAACTGGAAGTGTAGTTGTAGAAAAACCAGCACCAGTTGATTTGTGTACTGATGAGTTCTACATTGGCGGggtaccaaataaaataaagaaagaagttGAAGAGGAGTTTGCACACTTCTCCGGGGAAATAGCATCTATCAGGGAGAACGGCGTACTCCTAGATTTACATGAGTACAGTATGGAAAAGTACAAAGATGACAAGGTTCAGGTCTCAGCAAGAACTGCAAGTGTCTCTGGATCTTACCATGAAACTGCTTGGGGTAAGTCTAACCGTCTAAACCTAACATGCCTGCATGCAAGGACGGCCAGGTCTCCGCACGAGGCCAGTTGGCTATTCTTAGATACTGCCGTTAGCGCTATTTTAAAGGATAAAACAGTGAGATCAATTGACGACGGCCGAGTCCTCCGGCTTGTAGCATCAGCAGACAATGACTTAAGAGGGTTCTACACATGTCGTGCGCATAGTAACAGGCGTACTCAAAACATCGTAACGTATGGTGTTTTAGGCAAGATACAATATAAACTGACCGGTCCTGATACGACTACGGCTATCGCTGTTGTGACTACTCTTATCCTTGTATTGAGCACACTGACGTGGCTTGCTATCGAATGTGTCCATGACGTGCGTAACGGGTATGGCTTCTTTAGAGATGCACATTTGTCTCCCAAGGAAGAAGCCGAAGCGGTGTGTAAGTATATtgatcaaaatattcatttgctTGCTTCGAAGAGCGATGCTAAGATAGCTAAAGCTCGGGCTAGAAAAAGAGGGCGGCATTTGGCTAGCCGGTCTAATTTTGCCGCTCAGGAACCACAAGGGCTGATGCAGGAAAATATGCAGCCGGAGCAAAGTGAGAACACGCTGAGTGAGCCTGAGGGATTACCTGCGCTGCCCGAGGTGAGGAGTTCTGCCGTTGAGCCTGGTCACGACGTATACAGACTAGAACCCTGTTACGTCAGCTCACCTCGTCACGGTTCAGATTATTCACCAAAAGCCAGAGTGACGTCGACATCGTCTTTCGACTTGGTGTCGCCCAGAGTACTTTGTTCCCGCCTTATGATGACCAAACGCACGAGGTCCAAAGAAACTGTCGTGTCGAAGAAAAAATCCGCTCGTTCTACGCTTACGTCATTGCGTAGGACCCAGGATAGTCTAGTGTCAATGAAGTCTTCAGCTTTGATTAGTTACACACCAGCACAGAAGATACTGCAAAAGTTCCAGCAGCTTAAAGGTGACGATTATTAG
- the LOC110373027 gene encoding LETM1 domain-containing protein 1: MPLQRIVALSTILVQNSRPSFILSTKHQQLNKYKCLTINRLKHTKVLKSEKEKLRTYVVQRYIDYVKNYTKVLENRFPTAVKMYRVFSVGIKDFLRDLKTYISLRIKVTRDQGFSNMSRQDIELFQKMPSDMWRIAPVLILSAVPFGNYVIFPLAFLKPRSLLCSHFWSIQQKLEFSTQDLVERLRNNKPVFRALQAKVDSIKDKELKLKWKRIVGLLGSGVHPKPEDILSCKELFVNEPYQLSSLTYAHAGYLLKMHGLRKTIFRRNKLKYRAFLLLEMDKAIIREGGVDSLPMETLRNACLIRGLNGSHLTNQEMKNWLQNWLLISQNVDKTSYSLLLHTPIFLAYNHPQNWVLIY; the protein is encoded by the exons ATGCCTTTACAACGAATTGTGGCTCTTTCTACCATATTAGTGCAGAACAGTCGCCCTAGTTTTATCCTTAGTACGAAGCATCAGCAGTTAAATAAGTACAA ATGTCTAACAATAAACAGATTGAAGCacacaaaagttttaaaaagcgaaAAAGAAAAACTACGCACATACGTCGTACAGAGATATATCGACTACGTGAAGAACTACACTAAAGTCCTAGAAAATAGATTTCCTACTGCCGTAAAGATGTACAGAGTCTTCAGCGTAGGAATCAAAGACTTTCTACGAGATCTTAAAACATATATATCTTTAAGAATAAAAGTTACTAGAGACCAAGGATTTAGTAATATGAGCAGACAAGATATTGAGTTGTTCCAAAAAATGCCATCGGACATGTGGAGAATAGCGCcagttttaatattatctgCTGTACCTTTTGgcaattatgttatttttcctttggc ATTCTTAAAACCAAGATCTCTACTCTGCTCACACTTCTGGTCAATACAGCAGAAACTGGAATTCTCCACACAAGATTTGGTAGAACGTCTTAGGAATAATAAACCAGTCTTCAGAGCCTTACAAGCAAAAGTAGATTCAATAAAGGACAAAGAATTGAAGTTAAAATGGAAGAGAATTGTTGGACTATTAGGTTCTGGGGTCCATCCCAAACCAGAGGATATTCTGTCTTGCAAAGAACTATTTGTAAATGAACCTTATCAGTTAAGCAGCTTGACCTATGCACATGCG GGTTACCTACTTAAAATGCATGGTTTAAGAAAAACCATATTCAGGAGGAACAAATTGAAGTACCGGGCCTTTCTGCTGTTGGAAATGGACAAAGCGATCATCAGAGAAGGAGGAGTAGATTCCCTGCCCATGGAAACGCTAAGAAACGCATGCTTAATAAGAGGTTTGAATGGCAGTCACTTAACAAACCAAGAAATGAAGAACTGGCTCCAAAATTGGCTGTTAATATCTCAAAATGTAGATAAAACTTCTTATTCTTTACTGTTACATACGCCAATATTTTTAGCTTACAATCATCCTCAAAACTGGGTGCTGATATATTAG